From a single Rutidosis leptorrhynchoides isolate AG116_Rl617_1_P2 chromosome 5, CSIRO_AGI_Rlap_v1, whole genome shotgun sequence genomic region:
- the LOC139847398 gene encoding ferredoxin-thioredoxin reductase catalytic chain, chloroplastic-like codes for MNVMRALPATTSYAVAFGGSSPPTNLRFRRIVVAKAEPSDKSVEIMRKFSEQYARKSGTYFCVDKSVTSVVIKGLADHKDSLGAPLCPCRHYDDKAAEATQGFWNCPCVPMRERKECHCMLFLTPDNDFAGDEQVISLEEIKESTANM; via the exons ATGAACGTGATGAGAGCTTTACCTGCAACCACAtctt ACGCCGTAGCATTCGGTGGTTCATCACCTCCGACAAACCTCCGTTTCCGTCGAATCGTCGTTGCTAAAG CTGAACCTTCAGATAAGTCTGTTGAGATTATGAGGAAATTTTCAGAGCAGTATGCTCGTAAATCTGGCACATATTTTTGCGTTGACAAAAGTGTTACATCCGTAGTTATCAAG GGATTAGCAGACCACAAAGACTCATTAGGTGCACCACTTTGTCCCTGCAG GCATTATGATGACAAAGCAGCTGAGGCAACCCAAGGCTTTTGGAATTGCCCTTGTGTTCCCATGAGAGAAAG GAAGGAGTGCCATTGCATGCTTTTCCTCACTCCTGATAATGATTTTGCTGGTGACGAGCAG GTCATTTCCTTGGAAGAAATTAAAGAATCAACTGCCAATATGTAG